In the Salvelinus namaycush isolate Seneca chromosome 35, SaNama_1.0, whole genome shotgun sequence genome, one interval contains:
- the si:ch1073-13h15.3 gene encoding inactive all-trans-retinol 13,14-reductase — protein sequence MWLLIFLAWLVIWAGGTYWYLFGKPSPFSLESVRPPVPREFDQRKRDKVIKQGFSVDKVPQNLDAIVIGSGIGGLTVAATLAKVGKKVLVLEQHDQSGGCCHTYVEKGFEFDVGLHYIGQLHENSLLRIAFDQITEGQLEFVELDQHFDTIQIGEGEDKREYTIFSGKTEMEAHLKNQFPDDVTAIETFFKIMKVSAKKTHYLASLKLIPQWLALFLLKSGITHLCSSIFTLSGTGATDLVSTLTTNKDLHVIFSYLFYGVPPKDSSVMINALLLHHYKRGAYYPKGGASEISYHIIPVIQKSGGNVLVRAPVTQILVNNDGAAYGVKVRKGQEEVEVHAPVIISNCGLFTTFQKLLPPETQTKPDIQERLDMMKHGRGSLLVFSGFDGTQEELGIVSTNFWLFKNNDMDGSMEGFFAMSKEDAPDNIPMMFITFPSAKDPTAKTRHPGKSCMTILTMVKYEWFEEWADTSVRKRGDDYINYKMKFANNLFDWACTLFPKLREKLVFQDVATPLTNMHYLGAQRGAMYSAEHNLDRFHAEAVARNRCSTPVKNLFISGQDVFSCGIAGALHGGLLCASTVLDHIVYIDLLFLKKKLKKQKVRKMARLVKKLE from the exons ATGTGGCTGTTGATATTCTTAGCCTGGTTGGTGATATGGGCTGGAGGGACGTACTGGTATCTTTTCGGCAAGCCAAGCCCTTTCTCTCTGGAGTCAGTGAGGCCTCCGGTACCCCGGGAGTTTGACCAGAGGAAGAGGGACAAAGTCATCAAACAAG GTTTCAGTGTTGACAAAGTGCCCCAGAACCTGGATGCCATAGTGATTGGTAGTGGCATTGGGGGCCTGACGGTGGCGGCCACGTTGGCCAAAGTGGGGAAGAAGGTCCTGGTCCTGGAACAGCATGACCAGTCAGGAGGCTGCTGTCACACCTACGTAGAGAAAGGATTTGAATTTGATGTTG GTCTCCACTACATCGGCCAGCTTCATGAGAACAGTCTGCTGCGTATTGCCTTCGACCAGATCACCGAGGGCCAGTTGGAGTTTGTGGAGCTGGACCAGCACTTTGACACCATCCAGATTGGTGAGGGAGAGGACAAACGCGAGTACACCATCTTCTCTGGCAAGACAGAGATGGAGGCTCACCTGAAAAATCAGTTTCCAGACGACGTCACTGCCATTGAAACTTTTTTCAAAATCATGAAG GTGTCAGCCAAGAAGACTCACTATCTGGCCTCTCTGAAGCTGATCCCCCAGTGGCTGGCTCTGTTCTTGCTGAAGTCCGGCATCACACACCTCTGCTCCTCCATCTTTACCCTCTCTGGTACTGGAGCTACAGACCTGGTGAGCACCTTGACCACCAACAAGGACCTTCACGTCATCTTCAGTTACCTCTTCTACG gtgtccCCCCCAAGGATTCCAGTGTTATGATCAATGCTCTTCTGTTGCACCACTACAAGAGAGGAGCGTACTACCCTAAAGGTGGAGCCAGTGAGATCTCCTACCACATCATCCCTGTCATCCAGAAGTCTGGAGGCAACGTCCTGGTCAGAGCACCTGTCACTCAGATCCTGGTCAACAATGACGGGGCAGCATATG GTGTAAAGGTGAGaaagggacaggaggaggtggaggtacaTGCTCCTGTGATCATCTCCAACTGTGGTCTGTTCACCACCTTCCAGAAATTACTGCCCCCTGAGACCCAGACCAAGCCAG ACATCCAGGAACGTTTGGACATGATGAAACATGGCAGAGGATCATTATTGGTCTTCTCTGGCTTTGATGGAACCCAAGAGGAGCTGGGTATTGTCTCCACCAACTTCTGGCTCTTCAAAAATAATGATATGGATGGCTC AATGGAAGGGTTCTTTGCCATGAGTAAAGAGGATGCACCTGATAACATCCCTATGATGTTCATCACCTTCCCCTCTGCCAAAGATCCTACTGCCAAGACGAGACACCCAG GGAAATCCTGCATGACGATATTGACCATGGTGAAGTACGAGTGGTTTGAGGAATGGGCAGACACCTCAGTAAGGAAAAGGGGAGATGACTACATCAACTACAAAATGAAATTTGCAAACAATCTCTTTGACTGGgcgtgcaccctattccccaagCTGAGGGAAAAG TTGGTGTTCCAGGATGTTGCGACCCCCCTGACTAACATGCACTACCTGGGAGCCCAGCGCGGGGCCATGTACTCTGCTGAGCACAACCTGGACCGCTTCCATGCTGAGGCTGTGGCCAGGAACCGCTGCTCTACCCCTGTCAAAAACCTCTTTATCTCAG GGCAGGATGTGTTCAGCTGTGGGATAGCAGGAGCGTTGCACGGGGGTCTCCTGTGTGCCTCCACAGTCCTGGACCACATTGTCTACATCGACCTCCTCTTCCTCAAGAAGAAGCTGAAGAAGCAGAAAGTCAGAAAGATGGCCAGGCTGGTTAAGAAGCTCGAGTGA